Proteins encoded by one window of Pempheris klunzingeri isolate RE-2024b chromosome 14, fPemKlu1.hap1, whole genome shotgun sequence:
- the LOC139213028 gene encoding HMG box transcription factor BBX isoform X2: MKGGGRGKEPPVAGEVTGKRPKRKCLQWHPLLSKKALDFSEEEEEEDEEELEKPVLCGQDQGSQVQCGSTTEEAEEDSNEQRARRPMNAFLLFCKRHRSLVRQEHPRLDNRGATKILADWWAVLEPKEKQKYTDMAKEYKDAFMKANPGYKWCPTTSKPVKSPSCQSVSNPRKKVWSLSSNTTKDSTTAKKVPKTDSMPQLNFAMADPTKMGGLSMLLLAGEHALTNREIPSSTKPSLPNTASEGNSFPGDEEEMLCGTIPNRVPDITESRVKSAPSPLAESSLSAAPEGKPCRQSALFQLAEMCLASEAGKMDTVISQPEDGSSTVSPQQTPVKPEIKEEKADSDNCPPSSHTSTPLPLLSSVTSTSTDAIPPQPSSQNARVKNKSKKKEMAKPNDNDEILCSAKKIIKKCNHAESNVDSVFSTIDAVAKGAWKDTEEKSKKKIQGSPGGGNTGMPKKKSKPKVKTFVKEKEEKKDDSGQCGQYSSSEVEMKEEMTDVSPKTEPEEPSIGSTDLQGSMAEPQCSPCSPSPAKLKEEDKGKERSSEGICESNSESRGSRKSERSCKGALYKTLVSEGMLTSLRANIDRGKRGAFRVSDHDANWSDDSWTLSQMGPNNPKKLKKSKSKDESSQGLGKLEEEFERKFNSLPQYSPMTFDKKGTAVTKKKKTDSSTVQEEVSKAGKGPSPSQKKTSFHKIVRKHKHKKEKPGAVDKVAQSDPTMLDSASKAKSCAPVAIMCSDVQGTTSMEMLVGSQKRKARKTKITHLVRTADGSVSPVEEDKTRDLNQEQDKKPLPTQNLCNEKGCYSNPRGEEAERSTIPQELPAFFSLAALAEVAAMENVHRGQRGLAESQKKELAQAPVLISCADQ, translated from the exons ATGAAGGGTGGAGGAAGGGGTAAGGAGCCACCTGTTGCTGGGGAGGTCACTGGCAAGCGCCCTAAACGCAAATGCCTGCAGTGGCATCCACTTCTCTCCAAAAAGGCTCTGGATttctctgaggaggaagaggaggaagatgaggaggagctggagaag CCAGTGCTGTGTGGCCAGGACCAGGGGTCACAGGTGCAGTGTGGAAGCACAACAGAAGAAGCGGAGGAGGACTCAAATGAACAGCGGGCACGGCGGCCAATGAatgccttcctcctcttctgtaaGCGGCACCGTTCCCTGGTTCGGCAGGAACACCCCCGCCTGGACAACCGTGGGGCAACTAAGATCCTGGCTGACTGGTGGGCTGTGCTGGAGcccaaagaaaagcagaaatacacTGACATGGCCAAGGAG TACAAGGATGCCTTTATGAAGGCAAACCCGGGCTACAAGTGGTGTCCCACCACCAGCAAACCAGTTAAGAGCCCatcctgtcagtcagtcagcaacCCCCGCAAAAAAGTTTGGTCCCTCTCTTCCAACACAACCAAGGACTCCACCACTGCCAAAAAAGTGCCCAAAACTGACAGCATGCCACAGTTAAACTTTGCCATGGCAG ATCCTACAAAGATGGGAGGCCTTAGCATGCTGCTGTTAGCTGGGGAACACGCTCTCACAAACAGAGAG ATCCCTTCCAGCACTAAACCTAGTTTACCCAACACAGCCAGCGAAGGGAACTCCTTTCCAGGGGATGAAGAAGAG ATGCTGTGTGGGACAATACCCAACAGAGTGCCTGACATCACTGAAAGCAGGGTCAAGTCTGCCCCTTCCCCACTGGCAGAG TCATCTCTCTCTGCGGCACCTGAAGGAAAACCATGCAGACAGTCCGCTCTCTTCCAACTTGCTGAG ATGTGCTTAGCGTCTGAGGCTGGGAAGATGGACACAGTCATATCTCAGCCTGAGGACGGCTCCTCCACAGTCTCTCCTCAGCAAACTCCAGTCAAGCCAGAGATTAAGGAGGAGAAAGCAGACTCTGACAactgtcctccctcctctcacacatCAACCCCCTTACCTTTGCTCTCCTCTGTCACTTCTACCTCCACTGATGCCATCCCCCCACAACCCAGCAGCCAAAATGCACGTGTCAAAaacaagagcaagaaaaaagAGATGGCCAAGCCAAATGATAACGATGAGATCCTTTGCTCAGCAAAGAAGATCATCAAGAAGTGTAACCATGCAGAATCAAATGTGGACAGTGTCTTCAGTACAATTGACGCGGTGGCCAAAGGGGCCTGgaaggacacagaggagaagtCTAAGAAGAAGATCCAAGGCAGTCCTGGTGGTGGAAACACAGGCATGCCCAAAAAGAAGAGTAAGCCCAAAGTCAAGACCTTTGTcaaggaaaaagaggagaagaaggatgACAGTGGGCAGTGTGGGCAGTACAGTTCCTCTGAAGTGGAGATGAAGGAAGAGATGACTGATGTTAGTCCCAAGACCGAACCAGAAGAGCCAAGTATAGGAAGCACAGACCTTCAGGGCAGCATGGCAGAACCCCAGTGCTCCCCCTGCAGCCCCTCACCTGCTAAGCTCAAAGAGGAGGACAAGGGGAAGGAGAGGTCGAGTGAAGGGATCTGTGAGTCCAACAGTGAGAGCCGTGGCTCCAGGAAGTCAGAGCGCAGCTGTAAAGGCGCTTTATATAAAACTCTTGTTTCTGAGGGAATGCTGACTTCACTGAGAGCCAATATTGACCGAG GTAAAAGAGGAGCTTTCCGTGTGTCTGATCATGATGCAAACTGGAGTGATGACAGCTGGACACTTTCTCAGATGGGACCTAATAATCCCAAGAAGCTGAAAAAGTCCAAATCCAAAGATGAGTCTTCACAGGG CTTAGGGAAACTGGAGGAGGAGTTTGAGAGGAAGTTTAACAGCCTGCCACAGTATAGCCCAATGACATTTGATAAGAAGGGGACTGCTgtcacaaagaagaagaagaccgACAGCTCCACTGTCCAAGAGGAAGTCTCTAAAGCTGGAAAAG GGCCATCTCCATCTCAGAAAAAGACTTCATTCCACAAGATTGTTaggaagcacaaacacaaaaaggagAAACCAGGTGCAGTGGACAAAG TGGCACAGAGTGATCCCACCATGCTAGATTCAGCTTCAAAAGCCAAATCATGTGCCCCTGTTGCCATAATGTGCTCAGATGTCCAGGGCACAACTAGTATGGAGATGCTAGTTGGGAGCCAGAAGCGGAAGGCTAGGAAGACCAAGATCACACACTTAGTGCGCACAGCTGATGGCAGCGTGTCTCCAGTCGAGG agGACAAAACAAGGGACCTGAACCAGGAACAGGATAAGAAGCCATTACCCACACAGAATTTATGCAATGAAAAAGGGTGCTACAGTAAtcccagaggagaggaggccgAGAGGAGCACCATACCGCAAGAGCTACCTGCTTTCTTCAGCTTAGCTGCCCTCGCTGAGGTAGCTGCCATGGAAAACGTTCACCG AGGCCAGAGAGGCTTGGCTGAGAGTCAGAAGAAAGAACTCGCCCAGGCTCCAGTCCTCATCTCCTGTGCTGATCAGTga
- the LOC139213028 gene encoding HMG box transcription factor BBX isoform X1 — MKGGGRGKEPPVAGEVTGKRPKRKCLQWHPLLSKKALDFSEEEEEEDEEELEKQPVLCGQDQGSQVQCGSTTEEAEEDSNEQRARRPMNAFLLFCKRHRSLVRQEHPRLDNRGATKILADWWAVLEPKEKQKYTDMAKEYKDAFMKANPGYKWCPTTSKPVKSPSCQSVSNPRKKVWSLSSNTTKDSTTAKKVPKTDSMPQLNFAMADPTKMGGLSMLLLAGEHALTNREIPSSTKPSLPNTASEGNSFPGDEEEMLCGTIPNRVPDITESRVKSAPSPLAESSLSAAPEGKPCRQSALFQLAEMCLASEAGKMDTVISQPEDGSSTVSPQQTPVKPEIKEEKADSDNCPPSSHTSTPLPLLSSVTSTSTDAIPPQPSSQNARVKNKSKKKEMAKPNDNDEILCSAKKIIKKCNHAESNVDSVFSTIDAVAKGAWKDTEEKSKKKIQGSPGGGNTGMPKKKSKPKVKTFVKEKEEKKDDSGQCGQYSSSEVEMKEEMTDVSPKTEPEEPSIGSTDLQGSMAEPQCSPCSPSPAKLKEEDKGKERSSEGICESNSESRGSRKSERSCKGALYKTLVSEGMLTSLRANIDRGKRGAFRVSDHDANWSDDSWTLSQMGPNNPKKLKKSKSKDESSQGLGKLEEEFERKFNSLPQYSPMTFDKKGTAVTKKKKTDSSTVQEEVSKAGKGPSPSQKKTSFHKIVRKHKHKKEKPGAVDKVAQSDPTMLDSASKAKSCAPVAIMCSDVQGTTSMEMLVGSQKRKARKTKITHLVRTADGSVSPVEEDKTRDLNQEQDKKPLPTQNLCNEKGCYSNPRGEEAERSTIPQELPAFFSLAALAEVAAMENVHRGQRGLAESQKKELAQAPVLISCADQ, encoded by the exons ATGAAGGGTGGAGGAAGGGGTAAGGAGCCACCTGTTGCTGGGGAGGTCACTGGCAAGCGCCCTAAACGCAAATGCCTGCAGTGGCATCCACTTCTCTCCAAAAAGGCTCTGGATttctctgaggaggaagaggaggaagatgaggaggagctggagaag CAGCCAGTGCTGTGTGGCCAGGACCAGGGGTCACAGGTGCAGTGTGGAAGCACAACAGAAGAAGCGGAGGAGGACTCAAATGAACAGCGGGCACGGCGGCCAATGAatgccttcctcctcttctgtaaGCGGCACCGTTCCCTGGTTCGGCAGGAACACCCCCGCCTGGACAACCGTGGGGCAACTAAGATCCTGGCTGACTGGTGGGCTGTGCTGGAGcccaaagaaaagcagaaatacacTGACATGGCCAAGGAG TACAAGGATGCCTTTATGAAGGCAAACCCGGGCTACAAGTGGTGTCCCACCACCAGCAAACCAGTTAAGAGCCCatcctgtcagtcagtcagcaacCCCCGCAAAAAAGTTTGGTCCCTCTCTTCCAACACAACCAAGGACTCCACCACTGCCAAAAAAGTGCCCAAAACTGACAGCATGCCACAGTTAAACTTTGCCATGGCAG ATCCTACAAAGATGGGAGGCCTTAGCATGCTGCTGTTAGCTGGGGAACACGCTCTCACAAACAGAGAG ATCCCTTCCAGCACTAAACCTAGTTTACCCAACACAGCCAGCGAAGGGAACTCCTTTCCAGGGGATGAAGAAGAG ATGCTGTGTGGGACAATACCCAACAGAGTGCCTGACATCACTGAAAGCAGGGTCAAGTCTGCCCCTTCCCCACTGGCAGAG TCATCTCTCTCTGCGGCACCTGAAGGAAAACCATGCAGACAGTCCGCTCTCTTCCAACTTGCTGAG ATGTGCTTAGCGTCTGAGGCTGGGAAGATGGACACAGTCATATCTCAGCCTGAGGACGGCTCCTCCACAGTCTCTCCTCAGCAAACTCCAGTCAAGCCAGAGATTAAGGAGGAGAAAGCAGACTCTGACAactgtcctccctcctctcacacatCAACCCCCTTACCTTTGCTCTCCTCTGTCACTTCTACCTCCACTGATGCCATCCCCCCACAACCCAGCAGCCAAAATGCACGTGTCAAAaacaagagcaagaaaaaagAGATGGCCAAGCCAAATGATAACGATGAGATCCTTTGCTCAGCAAAGAAGATCATCAAGAAGTGTAACCATGCAGAATCAAATGTGGACAGTGTCTTCAGTACAATTGACGCGGTGGCCAAAGGGGCCTGgaaggacacagaggagaagtCTAAGAAGAAGATCCAAGGCAGTCCTGGTGGTGGAAACACAGGCATGCCCAAAAAGAAGAGTAAGCCCAAAGTCAAGACCTTTGTcaaggaaaaagaggagaagaaggatgACAGTGGGCAGTGTGGGCAGTACAGTTCCTCTGAAGTGGAGATGAAGGAAGAGATGACTGATGTTAGTCCCAAGACCGAACCAGAAGAGCCAAGTATAGGAAGCACAGACCTTCAGGGCAGCATGGCAGAACCCCAGTGCTCCCCCTGCAGCCCCTCACCTGCTAAGCTCAAAGAGGAGGACAAGGGGAAGGAGAGGTCGAGTGAAGGGATCTGTGAGTCCAACAGTGAGAGCCGTGGCTCCAGGAAGTCAGAGCGCAGCTGTAAAGGCGCTTTATATAAAACTCTTGTTTCTGAGGGAATGCTGACTTCACTGAGAGCCAATATTGACCGAG GTAAAAGAGGAGCTTTCCGTGTGTCTGATCATGATGCAAACTGGAGTGATGACAGCTGGACACTTTCTCAGATGGGACCTAATAATCCCAAGAAGCTGAAAAAGTCCAAATCCAAAGATGAGTCTTCACAGGG CTTAGGGAAACTGGAGGAGGAGTTTGAGAGGAAGTTTAACAGCCTGCCACAGTATAGCCCAATGACATTTGATAAGAAGGGGACTGCTgtcacaaagaagaagaagaccgACAGCTCCACTGTCCAAGAGGAAGTCTCTAAAGCTGGAAAAG GGCCATCTCCATCTCAGAAAAAGACTTCATTCCACAAGATTGTTaggaagcacaaacacaaaaaggagAAACCAGGTGCAGTGGACAAAG TGGCACAGAGTGATCCCACCATGCTAGATTCAGCTTCAAAAGCCAAATCATGTGCCCCTGTTGCCATAATGTGCTCAGATGTCCAGGGCACAACTAGTATGGAGATGCTAGTTGGGAGCCAGAAGCGGAAGGCTAGGAAGACCAAGATCACACACTTAGTGCGCACAGCTGATGGCAGCGTGTCTCCAGTCGAGG agGACAAAACAAGGGACCTGAACCAGGAACAGGATAAGAAGCCATTACCCACACAGAATTTATGCAATGAAAAAGGGTGCTACAGTAAtcccagaggagaggaggccgAGAGGAGCACCATACCGCAAGAGCTACCTGCTTTCTTCAGCTTAGCTGCCCTCGCTGAGGTAGCTGCCATGGAAAACGTTCACCG AGGCCAGAGAGGCTTGGCTGAGAGTCAGAAGAAAGAACTCGCCCAGGCTCCAGTCCTCATCTCCTGTGCTGATCAGTga